A DNA window from Burkholderia sp. HI2500 contains the following coding sequences:
- a CDS encoding TFIIB-type zinc ribbon-containing protein has protein sequence MKCPVCKTPDLLMAERQSIEIDYCPTCRGVWLDRGELDKLIARETGDAPARRDEAPVRHDAQAPRGHDGGWGRDARSHDSRDRHDGRSHDGRRRKKSVFDLFDFD, from the coding sequence ATGAAATGCCCTGTCTGCAAGACGCCCGACCTGCTGATGGCCGAGCGCCAGTCGATCGAGATCGACTACTGTCCAACCTGCCGCGGCGTGTGGCTCGATCGCGGCGAACTCGACAAGCTGATTGCGCGCGAAACCGGCGATGCGCCCGCGCGCCGCGATGAAGCCCCTGTGCGACACGATGCGCAAGCACCGCGCGGCCACGATGGCGGGTGGGGGCGCGACGCTCGCTCGCACGACAGCCGTGACAGACACGATGGCCGCTCGCACGACGGCCGGCGTCGCAAGAAATCGGTGTTCGACCTGTTCGACTTCGACTGA
- a CDS encoding Hsp20/alpha crystallin family protein has product MNANPTLAERQTNTVHPAAAEAARRPAITPAVDIVEDHLGVTLRADLPGVPRENLDVKVHDNTLTIEADTRLDTPADLRVRHAEIRATRYARSFVLSPDLDTARIDANLRDGVLTLTIPRREETRPRRIDVTAGNA; this is encoded by the coding sequence ATGAACGCGAACCCGACCCTGGCCGAGCGTCAGACCAACACCGTTCACCCCGCTGCCGCCGAAGCGGCCCGCCGTCCCGCGATCACGCCGGCCGTCGACATCGTCGAAGATCATCTCGGCGTCACGCTGCGGGCCGACCTGCCCGGCGTGCCGCGCGAGAACCTCGACGTGAAGGTGCACGACAACACGCTGACGATCGAAGCCGACACGCGTCTCGACACGCCGGCCGACCTGCGCGTGCGCCACGCGGAAATCCGTGCGACGCGCTATGCGCGCAGCTTCGTGCTGAGCCCGGACCTCGACACGGCGAGGATCGACGCGAACCTGCGCGACGGCGTGCTGACGCTGACGATTCCGCGCCGCGAGGAAACGCGTCCGCGCCGCATCGACGTGACGGCCGGCAACGCGTAA
- a CDS encoding Hsp20/alpha crystallin family protein gives MSGIHFGSDLFDEFARVQRQVASLLGDRPAGIRAVRPGAFPALNVGATDGAIEIVAFAPGMAAADFDVSIDKDLLTISGERKPAPRGEGDDLRTYAQERFHGGFRRVVELPRDADPDQVSARYENGCLLIRVGRREASKPRAITIQ, from the coding sequence ATGAGCGGTATCCATTTCGGCAGCGACCTGTTCGACGAATTCGCCCGCGTGCAGCGGCAAGTGGCCAGCCTGCTCGGCGATCGTCCGGCCGGCATTCGCGCGGTACGGCCCGGCGCCTTTCCCGCGCTCAACGTCGGCGCCACCGACGGCGCGATCGAGATCGTCGCGTTCGCACCCGGCATGGCCGCGGCCGACTTCGACGTGTCGATCGACAAGGACCTGCTGACGATCAGCGGCGAGCGCAAGCCCGCACCGCGCGGCGAAGGCGACGATCTGCGCACCTATGCGCAGGAACGCTTTCACGGCGGATTCCGCCGTGTCGTCGAGCTGCCGCGGGACGCGGATCCCGACCAGGTCAGCGCCCGCTACGAAAACGGCTGCCTGCTGATTCGCGTCGGCCGGCGCGAGGCATCGAAGCCGCGTGCGATCACCATTCAATAA
- a CDS encoding 3-hydroxyacyl-CoA dehydrogenase NAD-binding domain-containing protein → MDIRRIAIVGAGVIGASWAAFYLTQGFDVVATDPAPQADTRLRDALAAFLGDRAAELSARLSFDADLVRALDGVDFVQENGPERLDLKRELYRQMDDVLPAHVPIASSSSGLKMSDIQTACDKHPERCLIAHPFNPPHLIPLVELVGGDATSQDVIARVKDFYDALGKQTIVLNKEMTGHVANRLAAALFREVYHLVGEGVVSVADADKAVAWGPGLRWGLMGQCLTYHLGGGAGGIAHFLEHLSGPITSWWDDLGTPSFDPEVDRKLNDALRTIQGEHSMQELAAERDRLLVELIDARRRSFLP, encoded by the coding sequence ATGGACATTCGACGCATTGCGATCGTCGGCGCCGGCGTGATCGGCGCGAGCTGGGCCGCCTTCTATCTGACGCAGGGCTTCGACGTCGTCGCGACCGATCCGGCGCCGCAAGCCGACACGCGGTTGCGCGACGCGCTGGCCGCGTTTCTCGGCGACCGGGCCGCTGAACTTTCCGCGCGGCTGTCGTTCGACGCCGATCTCGTGCGTGCGCTCGACGGCGTCGACTTCGTGCAGGAGAATGGCCCGGAGCGGCTCGACCTGAAGCGCGAGCTGTACCGGCAGATGGACGACGTGCTGCCCGCGCACGTGCCGATCGCGTCGAGCTCGTCGGGCCTGAAGATGTCGGACATCCAGACCGCGTGCGACAAGCATCCGGAGCGTTGCCTGATCGCGCATCCGTTCAATCCGCCGCACCTGATTCCACTCGTCGAGCTGGTCGGCGGCGATGCCACCAGCCAGGACGTGATCGCGCGCGTGAAGGATTTCTACGATGCGCTCGGCAAGCAGACGATCGTCCTCAACAAGGAGATGACCGGCCACGTCGCGAACCGGCTCGCGGCCGCGCTGTTCCGCGAGGTGTATCACCTCGTCGGCGAAGGCGTGGTGAGCGTGGCCGATGCGGACAAGGCCGTCGCATGGGGGCCCGGCCTGCGCTGGGGGTTGATGGGGCAATGCCTGACCTATCACCTCGGCGGCGGCGCGGGCGGGATCGCGCACTTTCTCGAACACTTGTCGGGGCCGATCACGAGCTGGTGGGACGATCTCGGCACGCCGTCATTCGATCCGGAAGTCGATCGCAAGCTGAACGACGCATTGCGCACGATCCAGGGCGAGCACTCGATGCAGGAGCTCGCGGCCGAACGCGACCGCCTGCTCGTCGAGCTGATCGACGCGCGCCGCCGCAGCTTCCTGCCGTGA
- a CDS encoding DUF4148 domain-containing protein, whose product MNNVLRFAVATAAAALLSPAFAQTDASAPAQQGLTRAEVIDQLKQAYLDGELPTNDGNYPPDAATRSRNRELVQAVSPAWLAHTPPASQATSQQ is encoded by the coding sequence ATGAACAACGTCCTGCGATTCGCCGTCGCGACCGCTGCAGCCGCCTTGCTCTCCCCCGCCTTTGCCCAGACCGACGCTTCGGCCCCGGCACAACAGGGCCTGACACGCGCGGAAGTCATCGACCAGCTCAAGCAGGCCTATCTCGACGGCGAACTGCCGACCAACGACGGCAACTACCCGCCGGACGCCGCGACACGTTCGCGCAACCGCGAACTCGTGCAGGCCGTGAGCCCGGCGTGGCTGGCCCACACGCCGCCCGCCAGCCAGGCGACGTCGCAGCAATGA
- a CDS encoding LysR substrate-binding domain-containing protein, whose product MRPLPPELLRSFVAVAQSGSFTAASERVSLSQSTVSQHIRRLEELLDRPLFERDTRNVHLSQHGDALFRYAVRILELMDEAVTSVCGPPLSGKVRLAMSEDFASAHLTAALASFVQRNPDVELAISTGLSGDLFDALDEGRHDLVFAKRIAGSRRGRVIRSEPLYWCTGPDSRITGHEAVLPLAMHPEPSVSRRRVLESLEAVGRPYRIAVVSSSVAVLRAAASAGLGVSAFAGYVIPAGLARLDAGLPELGELEYVIDRPTAASRSTLALEATLITAASEL is encoded by the coding sequence ATGCGCCCGTTACCGCCCGAGCTGCTGCGCAGCTTCGTCGCCGTCGCCCAGTCCGGCAGCTTCACCGCCGCGTCCGAGCGCGTGAGCCTGTCGCAGTCGACCGTCAGCCAGCATATCCGCCGCCTCGAGGAGCTGCTCGACCGGCCGCTGTTCGAGCGCGACACGCGCAACGTGCACCTGTCGCAGCACGGCGACGCGCTGTTCCGCTACGCGGTGCGCATTCTCGAACTGATGGACGAGGCCGTCACGTCGGTGTGCGGGCCGCCGCTGTCGGGCAAGGTGCGGCTCGCGATGTCGGAGGATTTCGCGTCGGCGCACCTGACGGCCGCGCTCGCGAGCTTCGTGCAGCGCAATCCGGACGTCGAGCTCGCGATCTCGACCGGGCTGTCGGGCGACCTGTTCGACGCGCTCGACGAGGGGCGGCACGATCTCGTGTTCGCGAAGCGCATCGCCGGCAGCCGGCGCGGCCGCGTGATCCGCAGCGAGCCGCTGTACTGGTGCACGGGCCCCGATTCGCGGATCACCGGCCATGAGGCCGTGCTGCCGCTCGCGATGCATCCGGAGCCGAGCGTGTCGCGCCGCCGCGTGCTCGAATCGCTCGAGGCCGTCGGGCGGCCGTACCGGATCGCGGTCGTGAGCAGCAGCGTCGCGGTGTTGCGCGCCGCCGCGAGCGCGGGGCTCGGCGTCAGCGCGTTCGCCGGCTACGTGATCCCGGCCGGGCTCGCGCGGCTCGACGCCGGGCTGCCCGAACTCGGCGAACTCGAATACGTGATCGACCGGCCGACGGCCGCGTCGCGTTCGACGCTCGCCCTCGAAGCGACGCTGATTACAGCCGCTTCGGAGTTGTAG
- the madL gene encoding malonate transporter subunit MadL has product MIIYGTALLAFCHLAGLFLGDLLGSAIGVKTNVGGVGIAMLLLICLRLWLHRRGWLPKETEAGVGFWGAMYIPVVVAMAANQNVVAALKGGPVALLAAVGAVAICACCIAVLVRTGRDDTAFAGVPQFEEQ; this is encoded by the coding sequence ATGATCATCTACGGAACCGCGCTGCTGGCGTTCTGCCACCTGGCCGGACTGTTCCTCGGCGACCTGCTCGGCAGCGCGATCGGCGTGAAGACCAACGTCGGCGGCGTCGGCATCGCGATGCTGCTGCTGATCTGCCTGCGCCTGTGGCTGCACCGCCGCGGCTGGCTGCCGAAGGAGACCGAGGCCGGCGTCGGTTTCTGGGGCGCGATGTACATCCCCGTCGTCGTCGCGATGGCCGCGAACCAGAACGTCGTCGCCGCGTTGAAGGGCGGCCCGGTCGCGCTGCTGGCCGCCGTCGGCGCGGTCGCGATCTGCGCATGCTGCATCGCGGTACTCGTGCGCACCGGGCGCGACGACACGGCCTTCGCGGGCGTGCCGCAATTCGAAGAACAGTAA
- the madM gene encoding malonate transporter subunit MadM has product MLQMLEKTVAHNGLVASFALVGLIMWLSSIASRKLTFGRVHGSAIAIVIGLVLAYVGGAFTGGEKGLADVKLFAGIGLMGGAMLRDFAIVATAFEVQPTEARKAGLVGVVSLLLGTVLPFIVGACIARAFGYTDAVSMTTIGAGAVTYIVGPVTGAAIGASSDVIALSIATGLVKAIIVMVGTPVAANFMGLKTPRSAMIFGGLAGTVSGVSAGLAATDRRLVPYGALVATFHTGVGCLLGPSLLFFTTRALVGA; this is encoded by the coding sequence ATGCTGCAGATGCTCGAAAAAACCGTCGCCCACAACGGGCTCGTCGCGTCGTTCGCGCTGGTCGGCCTGATCATGTGGCTGTCGTCGATCGCTTCGCGCAAGCTCACGTTCGGCCGCGTGCACGGCTCCGCGATCGCGATCGTGATCGGTCTCGTGCTGGCCTATGTCGGCGGCGCATTCACCGGCGGCGAGAAGGGGCTGGCCGACGTCAAGCTGTTCGCCGGCATCGGCCTGATGGGCGGCGCGATGCTGCGCGATTTCGCGATCGTCGCGACCGCGTTCGAAGTGCAGCCGACCGAGGCGCGCAAGGCCGGGCTCGTCGGCGTCGTGTCGCTGCTGCTCGGCACCGTGCTGCCGTTCATCGTCGGCGCGTGCATCGCGCGCGCCTTCGGCTATACCGACGCGGTCAGCATGACGACGATCGGCGCGGGCGCCGTCACCTACATCGTCGGCCCCGTCACGGGCGCGGCGATCGGTGCAAGCTCCGACGTGATCGCGCTCAGCATCGCGACGGGGCTGGTCAAGGCGATCATCGTGATGGTCGGCACGCCGGTCGCGGCCAACTTCATGGGCCTGAAGACACCGCGCTCCGCGATGATCTTCGGCGGCCTGGCCGGCACCGTCAGCGGCGTGAGCGCGGGGCTCGCCGCGACCGACCGACGGCTCGTCCCGTACGGCGCACTGGTCGCGACGTTCCACACGGGCGTCGGCTGCCTGCTCGGCCCGTCGCTGCTGTTCTTCACGACGCGCGCGCTGGTCGGCGCGTAG
- the mdcA gene encoding malonate decarboxylase subunit alpha — translation MTGWNHARQARDARLAAGAAYAQGKRVDARDTVALLEAVLRPGDRVCLEGDNQKQADLLATALADVDSAKVHDLHMVQSGVVLPEHLDVFERGIAKRLDFAYSGPQSQRIAKLLFGGKIALGAVHTYLELFARYFIDLTPQVALIAAVSADRDGNLYTGPNTEDTPTVVEATAFKDGIVIAQVDRIVDKVPRVDIPGDRVHFVVEAGRPFYVEPLFTRDPAAITETQILTAMLAIKGIYAPYGIKRLNHGIGFNTAAIELLLPTYGEKLGLKGKVCSHWALNPHPTLIPAIESGWVEQIHCFGSEVGMDDYIRARSDIWFTGSDGSLRSNRAFCQTAGLYACDMFIGSTLQIDLSGHSSTVTAERIAGFGGAPNMGSDARGRRHPSEPWLKAGAEADPDTPAALRRGRKLVVQIGETFGDKNVPMFVEKLDALKLADKLQLDLAPIMVYGDDVTHIVTEEGIANLLMCRDKDEREHAIRGVAGYTEIGRGRDRKMVERLRERGVIRRPEDLGIDPLDADRRWLAARSIKDLVHWSGGLYAPPARFRNW, via the coding sequence ATGACGGGATGGAATCACGCGCGGCAGGCGCGCGATGCACGCCTCGCGGCCGGCGCGGCTTACGCGCAGGGCAAGCGGGTCGATGCGCGCGACACCGTGGCGTTGCTCGAAGCGGTGCTGCGGCCCGGCGATCGCGTGTGCCTCGAAGGCGACAACCAGAAGCAGGCCGATCTGCTCGCCACCGCGCTCGCCGACGTCGACAGCGCGAAGGTCCACGACCTGCACATGGTGCAGTCGGGCGTCGTGCTGCCCGAGCATCTCGACGTGTTCGAGCGCGGCATCGCGAAGCGTCTCGACTTCGCGTATTCGGGCCCGCAGTCGCAGCGCATCGCGAAGCTGCTGTTCGGCGGCAAGATCGCGCTCGGCGCGGTGCACACCTATCTCGAGCTGTTCGCACGCTACTTCATCGACCTCACCCCGCAGGTCGCGCTGATCGCCGCGGTCAGCGCCGATCGCGACGGCAATCTCTACACCGGCCCGAACACCGAAGACACGCCGACCGTCGTCGAAGCCACCGCGTTCAAGGACGGCATCGTGATCGCGCAGGTCGACCGCATCGTCGACAAGGTGCCGCGTGTCGACATCCCGGGCGATCGTGTGCATTTCGTCGTCGAGGCCGGCCGGCCGTTCTACGTCGAGCCGCTGTTCACGCGCGATCCGGCGGCGATCACCGAAACGCAGATCCTCACCGCGATGCTCGCGATCAAGGGCATCTACGCGCCGTACGGCATCAAGCGCCTGAACCACGGGATCGGCTTCAACACGGCCGCGATCGAGCTGCTGCTGCCGACCTACGGCGAGAAGCTCGGGCTGAAGGGCAAGGTCTGCTCGCACTGGGCGCTCAATCCGCACCCGACGCTGATTCCCGCGATCGAGTCGGGCTGGGTCGAGCAGATCCACTGCTTCGGCTCGGAAGTCGGGATGGACGACTACATCCGCGCGCGTTCCGACATCTGGTTCACGGGCTCAGACGGGTCGCTGCGCTCGAACCGCGCGTTCTGCCAGACCGCCGGCCTCTATGCGTGCGACATGTTCATCGGCTCGACGCTGCAGATCGACCTGTCCGGCCATTCGTCGACGGTCACGGCCGAGCGTATCGCCGGTTTCGGCGGCGCGCCGAACATGGGCAGCGACGCGCGCGGCCGGCGCCATCCGAGCGAGCCGTGGCTGAAGGCGGGCGCGGAAGCCGACCCCGACACGCCGGCGGCGCTCAGGCGCGGCCGCAAGCTCGTCGTGCAGATCGGCGAGACGTTCGGCGACAAGAACGTGCCGATGTTCGTCGAGAAGCTCGATGCGCTGAAGCTCGCGGACAAGCTGCAGCTCGACCTCGCGCCGATCATGGTCTACGGCGACGACGTCACGCACATCGTCACCGAGGAAGGGATCGCGAACCTGCTGATGTGCCGCGACAAGGACGAACGCGAGCACGCGATCCGCGGCGTCGCCGGCTATACGGAAATCGGTCGCGGCCGCGACCGGAAGATGGTCGAGCGGCTGCGCGAGCGCGGCGTGATCCGTCGCCCGGAGGATCTCGGCATCGATCCGCTCGACGCCGACCGCCGCTGGCTCGCCGCGCGTTCGATCAAGGATCTCGTGCACTGGTCGGGCGGCCTGTATGCACCGCCGGCTCGGTTCCGCAACTGGTAA
- the mdcC gene encoding malonate decarboxylase acyl carrier protein, which produces MEQLNYRFTARERAKGEQAAALVGVVASGNLEVLVERVLPGNECEIDIRTAAVGFGAVWQAVVADFVERRTPGGLKLSINDGGARPDMVSLRLAQAVRAIEGDA; this is translated from the coding sequence ATGGAACAGTTGAACTATCGCTTCACCGCGCGCGAGCGCGCGAAGGGCGAGCAGGCCGCGGCGCTCGTCGGCGTGGTGGCATCCGGCAATCTCGAAGTGCTCGTCGAACGCGTGCTGCCGGGCAACGAATGCGAGATCGACATCCGCACGGCGGCGGTCGGGTTCGGCGCGGTGTGGCAGGCCGTCGTCGCGGATTTCGTCGAGCGGCGCACGCCGGGCGGCCTGAAGCTGTCGATCAACGACGGCGGCGCGCGGCCCGACATGGTGTCGCTGCGGCTCGCGCAAGCCGTGCGGGCAATCGAGGGGGACGCATGA